The following coding sequences are from one Triticum dicoccoides isolate Atlit2015 ecotype Zavitan chromosome 4A, WEW_v2.0, whole genome shotgun sequence window:
- the LOC119285735 gene encoding serine/arginine-rich splicing factor SR34B-like isoform X3 codes for MTGGPGPHLSFSGGANYERGGKGWQIIKFAITLGSEWSVVINPSPSSASSFPLSKDCAAAKPNPSLRPPSNPHRLQRGGMSRRWSRTIYVGNLPGDIREREVEDLFYKYGRIVDIDLKVPPRPPGYAFVEFEDPRDAEDACAGRDGYNFDGNRLRVEPAHGGRGSGGPSHDRSSSFGGGGGGGGGGGRRGVSRHTDYRVLVTGLPSSASWQDLKDHMRRAGDVCFAEVYHEGGGTLGIVDYTNYDDMKYAIKKLDDTEFKNAFSKGYIRVKEYDGKCGRSYSRSRSPSRSRSKSRSPSKSPRARSASRSRSRSRSSRSCSASKGRSPSRHL; via the exons ATGACGGGCGGGCCCGGGCCCCATCTGTCATTCTCAGGGGGGGCAAATTATGAAAGGGGAGGTAAGGGGTGGCAAATTATCAAATTTGCCATTACGTTGGGGTCCGAGTGGTCAGTGGTCATAAACCCTTCTCCCTCCTcagcctcctctttccccctctcgAAAGACTGCGCGGCCGCGAAGCCAAACCCTAGCCTCCGCCCCCCCTCGAATCCGCATCGTCTTCAG CGGGGAGGGATGAGCAGGCGCTGGAGCAGGACGATCTATGTTGGCAACCTCCCTGGGGATATCCGGGAGAGGGAGGTGGAGGACCTCTTCTACAAG TATGGCCGTATTGTTGATATTGACCTGAAGGTTCCTCCAAGGCCGCCTGGCTATGCTTTTGTTGAG TTTGAAGATCCTCGTGACGCCGAAGATGCCTGTGCTGGAAGGGATGGGTACAACTTTGATGGAAATCGTCTAAGA GTGGAACCTGCTCATGGTGGGAGAGGTAGTGGTGGCCCCTCTCATGATCGTTCTAGCAgctttggtggtggtggtggtggcggcggcggtggtggacgcCGGGGTGTCTCCAGGCACACGGATTACCGTG TTCTGGTTACTGGCCTGCCTTCTTCTGCATCCTGGCAAGATTTAAAG GACCATATGCGAAGGGCTGGTGATGTTTGTTTCGCAGAAGTGTATCATGAAGGCGGCG GCACCCTAGGAATTGTTGACTACACAAACTATGATGATATGAAATATGCT ATAAAGAAACTGGATGACACTGAATTTAAGAATGCATTTTCTAAAGGTTATATAAGG GTGAAGGAATATGATGGCAAATGTGGGCGCTCCTACTCACGTAGCCGGAGCCCAAGTCGTAGCCGCAGCAAAAGCAGGAGCCCAAG CAAATCTCCCAGGGCCCGCTCAGCATCTAGGTCCAGATCAAGGTCTCGTTCTTCCCGTTCTTGTTCAGCATCAAAAGGACGTTCTCCATCAAG ACACCTTTGA
- the LOC119285735 gene encoding serine/arginine-rich splicing factor SR34A-like isoform X2 gives MTGGPGPHLSFSGGANYERGGKGWQIIKFAITLGSEWSVVINPSPSSASSFPLSKDCAAAKPNPSLRPPSNPHRLQRGGMSRRWSRTIYVGNLPGDIREREVEDLFYKYGRIVDIDLKVPPRPPGYAFVEFEDPRDAEDACAGRDGYNFDGNRLRVEPAHGGRGSGGPSHDRSSSFGGGGGGGGGGGRRGVSRHTDYRVLVTGLPSSASWQDLKDHMRRAGDVCFAEVYHEGGGTLGIVDYTNYDDMKYAIKKLDDTEFKNAFSKGYIRVKEYDGKCGRSYSRSRSPSRSRSKSRSPSKSPRARSASRSRSRSRSSRSCSASKGRSPSRSPARSKSPIASPANGVVASPAASLKKRSPSRSPSRSRSPDAKSE, from the exons ATGACGGGCGGGCCCGGGCCCCATCTGTCATTCTCAGGGGGGGCAAATTATGAAAGGGGAGGTAAGGGGTGGCAAATTATCAAATTTGCCATTACGTTGGGGTCCGAGTGGTCAGTGGTCATAAACCCTTCTCCCTCCTcagcctcctctttccccctctcgAAAGACTGCGCGGCCGCGAAGCCAAACCCTAGCCTCCGCCCCCCCTCGAATCCGCATCGTCTTCAG CGGGGAGGGATGAGCAGGCGCTGGAGCAGGACGATCTATGTTGGCAACCTCCCTGGGGATATCCGGGAGAGGGAGGTGGAGGACCTCTTCTACAAG TATGGCCGTATTGTTGATATTGACCTGAAGGTTCCTCCAAGGCCGCCTGGCTATGCTTTTGTTGAG TTTGAAGATCCTCGTGACGCCGAAGATGCCTGTGCTGGAAGGGATGGGTACAACTTTGATGGAAATCGTCTAAGA GTGGAACCTGCTCATGGTGGGAGAGGTAGTGGTGGCCCCTCTCATGATCGTTCTAGCAgctttggtggtggtggtggtggcggcggcggtggtggacgcCGGGGTGTCTCCAGGCACACGGATTACCGTG TTCTGGTTACTGGCCTGCCTTCTTCTGCATCCTGGCAAGATTTAAAG GACCATATGCGAAGGGCTGGTGATGTTTGTTTCGCAGAAGTGTATCATGAAGGCGGCG GCACCCTAGGAATTGTTGACTACACAAACTATGATGATATGAAATATGCT ATAAAGAAACTGGATGACACTGAATTTAAGAATGCATTTTCTAAAGGTTATATAAGG GTGAAGGAATATGATGGCAAATGTGGGCGCTCCTACTCACGTAGCCGGAGCCCAAGTCGTAGCCGCAGCAAAAGCAGGAGCCCAAG CAAATCTCCCAGGGCCCGCTCAGCATCTAGGTCCAGATCAAGGTCTCGTTCTTCCCGTTCTTGTTCAGCATCAAAAGGACGTTCTCCATCAAG ATCACCAGCAAGATCCAAATCCCCAATAGCTTCT CCGGCAAATGGTGTAGTGGCAAGTCCAGCGGCAAGCCTGAAGAAACGCAGTCCAAGCAGGAGTCCATCTCGGTCACGGTCACCTGAT GCGAAATCTGAATAG
- the LOC119285735 gene encoding serine/arginine-rich splicing factor SR34A-like isoform X1: protein MTGGPGPHLSFSGGANYERGGKGWQIIKFAITLGSEWSVVINPSPSSASSFPLSKDCAAAKPNPSLRPPSNPHRLQRGGMSRRWSRTIYVGNLPGDIREREVEDLFYKYGRIVDIDLKVPPRPPGYAFVEFEDPRDAEDACAGRDGYNFDGNRLRVEPAHGGRGSGGPSHDRSSSFGGGGGGGGGGGRRGVSRHTDYRVLVTGLPSSASWQDLKDHMRRAGDVCFAEVYHEGGGTLGIVDYTNYDDMKYAIKKLDDTEFKNAFSKGYIRVKEYDGKCGRSYSRSRSPSRSRSKSRSPSKSPRARSASRSRSRSRSSRSCSASKGRSPSRSPARSKSPIASPANGVVASPAASLKKRSPSRSPSRSRSPDVNAKSE from the exons ATGACGGGCGGGCCCGGGCCCCATCTGTCATTCTCAGGGGGGGCAAATTATGAAAGGGGAGGTAAGGGGTGGCAAATTATCAAATTTGCCATTACGTTGGGGTCCGAGTGGTCAGTGGTCATAAACCCTTCTCCCTCCTcagcctcctctttccccctctcgAAAGACTGCGCGGCCGCGAAGCCAAACCCTAGCCTCCGCCCCCCCTCGAATCCGCATCGTCTTCAG CGGGGAGGGATGAGCAGGCGCTGGAGCAGGACGATCTATGTTGGCAACCTCCCTGGGGATATCCGGGAGAGGGAGGTGGAGGACCTCTTCTACAAG TATGGCCGTATTGTTGATATTGACCTGAAGGTTCCTCCAAGGCCGCCTGGCTATGCTTTTGTTGAG TTTGAAGATCCTCGTGACGCCGAAGATGCCTGTGCTGGAAGGGATGGGTACAACTTTGATGGAAATCGTCTAAGA GTGGAACCTGCTCATGGTGGGAGAGGTAGTGGTGGCCCCTCTCATGATCGTTCTAGCAgctttggtggtggtggtggtggcggcggcggtggtggacgcCGGGGTGTCTCCAGGCACACGGATTACCGTG TTCTGGTTACTGGCCTGCCTTCTTCTGCATCCTGGCAAGATTTAAAG GACCATATGCGAAGGGCTGGTGATGTTTGTTTCGCAGAAGTGTATCATGAAGGCGGCG GCACCCTAGGAATTGTTGACTACACAAACTATGATGATATGAAATATGCT ATAAAGAAACTGGATGACACTGAATTTAAGAATGCATTTTCTAAAGGTTATATAAGG GTGAAGGAATATGATGGCAAATGTGGGCGCTCCTACTCACGTAGCCGGAGCCCAAGTCGTAGCCGCAGCAAAAGCAGGAGCCCAAG CAAATCTCCCAGGGCCCGCTCAGCATCTAGGTCCAGATCAAGGTCTCGTTCTTCCCGTTCTTGTTCAGCATCAAAAGGACGTTCTCCATCAAG ATCACCAGCAAGATCCAAATCCCCAATAGCTTCT CCGGCAAATGGTGTAGTGGCAAGTCCAGCGGCAAGCCTGAAGAAACGCAGTCCAAGCAGGAGTCCATCTCGGTCACGGTCACCTGATGTAAAT GCGAAATCTGAATAG